A window of the Gossypium arboreum isolate Shixiya-1 chromosome 2, ASM2569848v2, whole genome shotgun sequence genome harbors these coding sequences:
- the LOC108467159 gene encoding vacuolar protein sorting-associated protein 45 homolog, translating to MVLVSAVRDYVYRMLQDISGMKVLILDSQTVSIVSVVYSQSELLQKEVFLVELIDSISKSKESMSHLKAVYFLRPTSENIQYMRRQLSNPRFGEYHLFFSNMLKDTQIHLLADSDEQEVVQQVQEFYADFIAVDPYHFTLNMPSNHYYILPAVVDPSNLQHFCDRAVDGIGAVFLALKRRPIIRYSRASDIAKRIAHETAKLMYQQESGLFDFRRMEMSPLLLIVDRRDDPVTPLLNQWTYQAMVHELIGIQDNKVDLRSIGKFSKDQQEVVLSSEQDAFFKANMYENFGDIGMNIKRMVDDFQQVAKSNQNIQTIEDMAKFVDNYPEYRKMHGNVSKHVTLVTEMSKMVEERKLMLVSETEQDLACNGGQVAAFEAVTNLLNNESVSDIDRLRLVMLYALRYEKESPVQLMQLFNKLASRSAKYKPGLVQFLLKQAGADKRTGDLYGNRDFLNIARNMARGLKGVENVYTQHQPLLFQTMESIIKGRLRDVDYPYVGNHFQQGRPQEVVIFIVGGTTYEESRSVAQLNASNSGIRFILGGTAVLNSKRFLKDLEEAQGIARSNANVV from the exons ATGGTGCTGGTGTCGGCCGTACGGGATTATGTTTATCGGATGTTGCAAGACATCTCCGGCATGAAAGTCCTCATTCTTGATTCTCAAACG GTTAGCATTGTGAGTGTTGTTTATTCCCAATCAGAGCTACTTCAGAAAGAAGTCTTTTTGGTAGAATTGATAGACTCCATCTCCAAGTCAAAAGAATCTATGTCGCATCTCAAGGCAGTTTATTTCCTTCGGCCTACATCAGAAAATATTCAATATATGCGGCGTCAACTATCTAACCCTAGGTTTGGAGAGTATCACTTGT TTTTCTCAAACATGTTGAAGGATACTCAGATTCATCTTTTAGCTGATTCAGATGAACAGGAAGTTGTTCAGCAAGTCCAG GAGTTTTATGCAGACTTCATTGCAGTTGATCCTTATCACTTCACTTTAAACATGCCTTCAAATCACTATTATATTCTCCCAGCAGTTGTGGACCCTTCTAATTTGCAGCATTTCTGTGACCGAGCTGTTGATGGTATTGGTGCAGTTTTCTTGGCATTAAAACGGAGACCAATTATTAGATATTCAAGGGCATCTGATATTGCAAAAAGGATTGCGCATGAAACAGCA AAGCTAATGTACCAGCAAGAAAGTGGTCTTTTTGACTTCAGGCGGATGGAAATGTCTCCGTTGCTGCTGATAGTTGACAGAAGGGATGATCCTGTGACTCCATTGCTGAACCAATGGACCTATCAG GCAATGGTTCATGAATTGATAGGTATTCAGGATAACAAAGTGGATTTGAGAAGCATTGGAAAATTTTCCAAAGACCAACAG GAAGTCGTGCTTTCATCAGAACAAGATGCTTTCTTCAAAGCTAACATGTATGAAAACTTTGGAGATATTGGAATGAATATCAAGCGGATGGTGGATGATTTTCAGCAAGTTGCTAAAAGCAACCAAAATATACAGACAATAG AAGACATGGCCAAATTTGTAGACAATTACCCGGAGTACAGAAAAATGCATGGGAATGTTTCAAAGCATGTCACATTGGTAACAGAAATGAGCAAGATGGTTGAGGAGAGAAAGCTTATGTTGGTTTCTGAAACTGAACAGGATTTGGCTTGCAATGGGGGGCAAGTTGCTGCTTTTGAG GCAGTGACAAATCTTTTAAACAATGAAAGTGTATCTGATATTGACCGACTTCGCCTGGTAATGCTGTATGCTTTGCGCTACGAGAAGGAGAGTCCTGTCCAGTTAATGCAGCTATTTAACAAACTGGCATCTCGGTCTGCCAAATACAAGCCAGGG CTTGTGCAATTTCTCCTAAAGCAAGCAGGGGCCGATAAGCGTACTGGTGATCTTTATGGAAATCGTGATTTTCTAAATATTGCTCGCAACATGGCTCGTGGACTGAAG GGGGTTGAGAATGTGTACACCCAGCACCAGCCTCTTCTTTTCCAAACTATGGAAAGCATAATCAAAGGACGACTGAGAGATGTGGACTACCCATATGTTGGAAATCATTTTCAGCAGGGCAG GCCACAGGAGGTGGTTATATTCATCGTTGGTGGAACAACTTATGAGGAATCACGCTCTGTTGCTCAGCTAAATGCCAGCAATTCTGGAATTCGTTTTATACTTGGTGGAACAGCAGTTCTCAATTCTAAGAG GTTTCTCAAGGACTTAGAAGAAGCTCAGGGGATAGCTCGAAGCAATGCCAATGTTGTTTAA